A region from the Algoriphagus machipongonensis genome encodes:
- a CDS encoding mechanosensitive ion channel family protein: MEFDINEIADLIILYAPKVLGAIITLVIGFWIAGLLSSKIKKSLEKNNVDKSLAPFIFSVVSITLKMLVLLSAASMFGIEVTSFIAIFSALAFAIGLALQGNLSHMAAGILILFFKPFRVGDFIVTNGYSGTVKEIQIFNTILTTLDNRIIIVPNGAIASNPLENLTANAERKVPMTFGISYGADIDKARSVIKEVAASCEFIDHSKPIDILVSELADSSVNFAVRPWCKTEDFWNVHFFMQENIKKAFDKADIGIPFPQRDVHHFYPEGKAS; the protein is encoded by the coding sequence ATGGAATTTGATATTAATGAAATTGCAGATCTAATTATTCTCTATGCTCCAAAGGTGCTTGGAGCTATTATCACATTAGTTATTGGTTTTTGGATTGCAGGATTACTATCCAGCAAAATCAAAAAGTCATTAGAGAAAAATAACGTAGACAAATCCTTAGCACCTTTCATCTTCTCCGTAGTCAGTATTACACTAAAAATGTTGGTGTTATTGAGTGCTGCCTCAATGTTTGGGATTGAGGTCACTTCTTTCATTGCCATCTTTAGTGCATTAGCCTTTGCTATAGGACTAGCTCTCCAAGGCAACCTAAGCCACATGGCTGCCGGTATTTTAATTTTATTTTTCAAGCCTTTCCGAGTGGGAGACTTTATTGTCACCAATGGCTATTCAGGTACAGTTAAAGAGATACAAATTTTCAACACGATCCTTACCACATTAGACAATAGGATCATCATAGTCCCTAACGGAGCTATCGCTTCGAATCCACTAGAAAATTTAACTGCCAACGCTGAAAGAAAAGTGCCAATGACATTTGGAATTAGCTATGGAGCAGATATTGATAAAGCTCGTAGTGTTATTAAAGAAGTAGCGGCCTCTTGTGAGTTCATTGACCATTCAAAGCCCATCGATATATTAGTTTCTGAGTTGGCAGATTCCTCAGTGAATTTTGCTGTTAGGCCTTGGTGTAAAACAGAAGATTTCTGGAATGTTCACTTCTTTATGCAAGAGAATATTAAGAAAGCATTTGATAAAGCAGATATCGGGATCCCATTCCCACAAAGAGATGTTCATCACTTCTACCCAGAAGGAAAAGCATCCTAA
- a CDS encoding YdcF family protein: protein MFFYLSQFLSFLAMPLTIVIILIVMGAVYIKRKWGKKSLWAGIILLWFFSNQFISNQAMLAWEPDFKEFSEIKNHEIGIVLTGVTNLSKTAYDRTFFNKGADRITHALQLYRMGKIKKILITGGQGLNPVNPQSEAELLQRFLIMTGVPPEDVMIEDKAKNTAQNAQFTKTFLEEKGINIDQEFLLITSAFHMYRSKGCFDKVGLKTETFPTDYYSYDTKYDFPTFMYPSPSSIENWHKLVKEWIGITVYKLVGYI, encoded by the coding sequence ATGTTTTTCTACCTATCCCAGTTTTTAAGTTTTTTAGCTATGCCCCTGACTATTGTCATCATTCTTATTGTCATGGGAGCAGTTTACATCAAAAGAAAATGGGGAAAGAAAAGTCTTTGGGCAGGCATCATTTTACTTTGGTTTTTCTCCAACCAATTTATTTCGAATCAGGCCATGCTTGCCTGGGAACCTGATTTCAAAGAATTTTCAGAGATTAAAAACCATGAAATCGGAATAGTTTTAACTGGTGTGACCAACTTAAGCAAAACTGCTTATGATAGAACTTTTTTTAATAAAGGAGCGGATAGAATCACACATGCGCTACAATTGTATAGGATGGGGAAAATCAAAAAGATTTTGATCACAGGAGGACAAGGACTAAATCCTGTCAATCCTCAATCTGAAGCTGAATTACTACAGCGCTTTCTGATCATGACAGGAGTTCCTCCCGAAGATGTGATGATTGAGGATAAGGCAAAAAATACCGCTCAGAATGCGCAGTTCACCAAGACTTTTTTAGAAGAAAAAGGAATTAATATAGATCAGGAGTTTCTCTTGATCACCTCAGCATTTCATATGTATAGATCTAAGGGTTGCTTTGATAAGGTTGGCTTGAAGACAGAAACCTTTCCCACGGATTATTACAGTTATGACACCAAATACGACTTCCCTACTTTTATGTATCCAAGTCCGTCTTCTATTGAAAATTGGCATAAACTCGTTAAAGAGTGGATTGGGATAACCGTATATAAATTGGTTGGATACATCTAA
- a CDS encoding FAD-binding and (Fe-S)-binding domain-containing protein, giving the protein MSSNLLPLLQDLSIKLEGTLQFDTLTKTLYATDASVYREMPLAVAFPKTEADIQKLIQFASENQTSLIPRTAGTSLSGQCVGNGIVVDVSKHFTQILELNVEERWVRVQPGVVRDELNRYLKPHGLFFSPITSTASRAMIGGMVGNNSSGTTSIVYGVTRDKVISLHTILSDGNPVKFEALSKEEFEKKTKLQSLEGDIYRRVLEELSDEEAREEIHAQFPKKSIHRRNTGYAVDELLKSEVFEGEEKFNFCKLLSGSEGTLAFTTEIKISLDPLPDPIEIVVAAHFESIHQSMVASQTAMKHPATAVELMDKIILDCTKESIEYSKNRYFVEGDPEAILMVEFRGKTLEEATKKGEALVQDFENSGIGYAYPIIEPSMVSAAWALRSAGLGLLANIPGDAKAVACIEDTAVDIADLADYIDEFDEMMVGFQQKPVHYAHAGAGEIHLRPILDLKKSKDVEAFYQISKSSAELVKKYQGSLSGEHGDGRVRAAFIPLMVGEKNYELFRRIKFTWDPSNIFNPGKIVDAAPMNKFLRYEPDVETPVHPTALDFSAVGGILRMAEKCNGSGDCRKLPGSGGTMCPSYMATKNEKDTTRGRANTLREFLTMDKKENAFNHPEIKEAMDLCLSCKGCTSECPSNVDMASMKAEFLFQYQKVNGTPLRSKAFAYINELNGFGSLMPGIANFFLNNGVTGGIMKSILGVAPERNLPEISSQSLRNWYNKNYTLLPGPSQTIKSVYFFVDEFTNHNDTHIGIKTISLLKKLGYEVKVVDHHESGRSALSKGLLPKAKKHADANVRIFQNLVDGNTPLIGLEPSAILSFRDEYPRIVSPELMPAAKKLKFHVKLIDEFLAQEAAAGNIKSDLFTDKAQKIKLHGHCHQKALSSMLWTQKILSLPENYSVETIPSGCCGMAGSFGYEAEHYQVSQQVGELVLFPAVRNAESDTIIAAPGTSCRHQIADGTGKKAKHPVEVLWEALRG; this is encoded by the coding sequence ATGAGTTCAAACCTATTGCCTTTACTACAGGATTTATCTATCAAATTGGAGGGAACACTTCAGTTCGATACCCTAACAAAAACCCTATATGCTACTGACGCTTCTGTTTACCGGGAGATGCCGCTGGCGGTAGCTTTCCCAAAAACCGAAGCTGATATTCAGAAACTGATTCAGTTTGCATCTGAGAATCAAACTTCCCTAATTCCCAGAACTGCCGGAACCTCACTTTCCGGGCAATGTGTTGGAAATGGGATTGTGGTAGATGTCTCAAAGCATTTCACCCAAATATTGGAATTGAATGTGGAAGAACGATGGGTGAGGGTACAACCTGGCGTAGTAAGGGATGAACTCAATAGATACCTTAAACCCCATGGACTTTTCTTTAGTCCAATTACGTCTACTGCAAGCCGAGCGATGATTGGTGGAATGGTAGGTAATAACTCATCAGGTACCACTTCCATTGTTTATGGAGTGACGCGTGATAAAGTGATTTCTCTCCATACGATTTTGAGTGATGGAAATCCAGTAAAGTTTGAGGCACTTTCTAAGGAAGAGTTTGAGAAGAAAACAAAATTGCAATCACTTGAGGGGGATATTTATAGAAGAGTATTGGAGGAGTTAAGTGATGAAGAAGCTAGAGAAGAGATTCACGCTCAATTTCCCAAAAAATCAATTCATAGAAGAAATACGGGTTATGCAGTAGATGAATTGTTAAAATCTGAAGTTTTTGAAGGGGAGGAGAAATTCAATTTCTGTAAACTTCTATCTGGCTCTGAAGGAACATTAGCTTTTACAACTGAAATAAAAATCAGTCTGGATCCCTTACCAGATCCTATTGAGATAGTCGTTGCAGCTCATTTTGAATCCATCCATCAAAGCATGGTAGCATCTCAAACTGCCATGAAGCATCCTGCTACCGCAGTGGAATTGATGGATAAAATCATTTTGGATTGTACCAAAGAAAGCATCGAGTACAGCAAAAACCGTTATTTCGTAGAGGGAGATCCTGAGGCCATTTTGATGGTTGAGTTTAGAGGAAAAACTCTGGAGGAAGCAACTAAAAAAGGGGAGGCCTTGGTTCAGGATTTTGAAAATTCCGGAATTGGGTATGCTTATCCAATTATCGAACCTTCTATGGTATCCGCAGCTTGGGCTTTACGTTCTGCAGGGCTAGGTCTTTTGGCAAATATTCCCGGAGATGCAAAAGCTGTTGCCTGTATAGAAGATACGGCGGTTGATATCGCTGACTTGGCAGATTACATAGATGAGTTTGATGAAATGATGGTTGGTTTTCAGCAAAAGCCCGTGCACTATGCTCATGCTGGTGCCGGAGAAATCCACTTGCGTCCAATTTTGGATTTGAAAAAGTCCAAGGATGTGGAGGCATTTTATCAGATATCCAAATCTTCTGCCGAATTGGTTAAGAAATATCAGGGTTCACTTTCCGGTGAACATGGAGATGGGCGTGTCCGTGCAGCTTTTATCCCATTAATGGTAGGGGAGAAAAATTATGAGCTATTCCGAAGGATTAAATTCACTTGGGATCCATCAAATATCTTCAACCCAGGCAAAATTGTGGATGCCGCTCCAATGAATAAATTCTTGCGGTATGAGCCAGATGTAGAAACTCCGGTTCATCCAACTGCCTTGGATTTTTCAGCTGTAGGTGGGATTCTCCGAATGGCAGAAAAATGTAATGGATCGGGTGATTGTAGAAAACTTCCTGGTTCAGGTGGTACTATGTGCCCAAGTTACATGGCGACAAAGAATGAGAAAGATACCACAAGGGGTAGAGCCAATACACTCCGTGAATTTTTGACCATGGATAAAAAGGAAAATGCCTTTAACCATCCAGAAATCAAAGAAGCCATGGATTTGTGTCTTTCCTGTAAAGGCTGTACTTCTGAATGCCCATCCAATGTGGACATGGCAAGTATGAAAGCTGAATTCTTATTTCAGTATCAAAAAGTTAACGGTACCCCTCTTAGGTCTAAGGCTTTTGCCTACATCAATGAGCTTAATGGATTCGGTTCTTTGATGCCCGGTATTGCAAATTTCTTTTTGAATAACGGAGTGACAGGAGGAATAATGAAGTCAATTTTGGGGGTAGCACCAGAAAGGAATCTTCCTGAAATAAGCTCTCAAAGCTTGAGGAATTGGTATAATAAGAATTACACATTACTTCCAGGCCCTAGTCAAACGATCAAATCGGTCTACTTTTTTGTCGATGAATTTACCAATCACAATGATACCCATATCGGAATCAAGACAATTTCTTTGCTTAAGAAGTTAGGGTATGAAGTGAAGGTTGTAGATCACCATGAAAGTGGTCGTTCGGCACTTTCCAAAGGGCTTTTGCCAAAAGCTAAAAAACACGCGGATGCAAATGTCAGGATTTTTCAAAATTTGGTGGATGGAAATACTCCGCTGATTGGTTTGGAGCCTTCAGCAATTTTAAGTTTCCGTGATGAGTACCCTCGAATAGTCTCTCCTGAATTAATGCCAGCAGCAAAGAAACTTAAATTTCATGTGAAGCTAATTGATGAGTTCTTAGCTCAGGAGGCTGCAGCTGGTAATATCAAATCTGACTTATTTACTGACAAAGCTCAAAAGATCAAACTTCATGGGCACTGTCATCAAAAGGCATTGTCTTCCATGCTTTGGACCCAAAAAATACTATCACTTCCAGAAAATTATTCTGTAGAAACCATACCGAGTGGATGTTGCGGAATGGCAGGGAGTTTTGGCTATGAGGCAGAACATTACCAGGTTTCCCAACAAGTAGGAGAGTTGGTGCTTTTTCCTGCTGTTAGAAACGCTGAATCTGATACGATTATAGCTGCACCGGGTACTTCTTGCCGTCATCAGATAGCTGATGGAACAGGTAAGAAAGCAAAGCATCCTGTGGAGGTTTTATGGGAGGCACTCCGAGGGTAA
- a CDS encoding type II toxin-antitoxin system HipA family toxin, with protein MVVAAEIWIWDQLAGAILWDEQDQLASFEYDREFLRTGLDISPVKMPLSQGRKIFQFPELRKSRGDAYNTFQGLPGLLADMLPDKYGNQLINAWLVQNGRASDSLNPVEQLCFIGKRGVGALEIRPSLRKELVRASSVEIESLVGIAGKILNSRLDFQSNLDTEEQSALSDILKIGTSAGGARAKAVIAYNPSTGAVKSGQVKAPKGFSYWIIKFDGVHDSQFGATVGYGRVEMAYYLMALEAGVEMSECRLLEENGRAHFMTKRFDRKENGDKIHMQSLCGLRHFDFNQVGDYSYEQVFETMRMLRLSYPEAEQMYIRMLFNVLARNCDDHTKNFAFLMDQDGKWRLSPAYDICHAYRPGSLWVSSQSLSVNGKRENISDEDFLLIAKNMNIKKPEEKIKQVKSTVSRWLEFAKLAGVDEKLALGIKETLLVQ; from the coding sequence ATGGTAGTAGCAGCAGAAATATGGATTTGGGATCAATTGGCCGGGGCTATTTTATGGGATGAGCAGGATCAATTGGCAAGCTTTGAATATGATCGGGAGTTTCTTCGAACCGGCTTAGATATTTCTCCTGTAAAAATGCCTTTGTCACAGGGAAGGAAGATTTTTCAATTCCCGGAGTTAAGGAAATCGAGAGGGGATGCTTACAACACTTTCCAAGGACTTCCGGGCTTATTGGCAGATATGCTACCTGACAAGTATGGAAATCAATTGATCAATGCATGGCTCGTGCAAAATGGGCGAGCAAGCGACAGTCTTAACCCCGTGGAGCAGCTTTGTTTTATTGGAAAGCGGGGAGTTGGAGCATTGGAGATCAGACCTTCTTTGCGAAAAGAGTTAGTAAGGGCCAGTTCTGTGGAAATAGAAAGCCTCGTCGGGATTGCGGGGAAAATCCTAAACTCGAGGCTTGACTTTCAGTCAAACCTCGATACAGAAGAACAATCGGCTTTGTCAGACATCCTGAAAATTGGTACTTCTGCAGGTGGAGCAAGAGCAAAGGCTGTCATTGCGTATAACCCGTCTACTGGAGCAGTAAAAAGCGGGCAAGTAAAAGCGCCAAAAGGATTCTCCTATTGGATTATCAAGTTTGATGGAGTTCATGATTCCCAATTTGGAGCGACAGTAGGATATGGAAGAGTGGAAATGGCATATTATCTCATGGCTTTAGAGGCAGGGGTGGAGATGAGCGAATGCCGGTTGTTGGAAGAAAATGGGCGTGCTCACTTTATGACTAAAAGATTTGACCGGAAGGAAAATGGAGATAAAATCCACATGCAAAGTCTATGTGGGCTAAGGCATTTTGACTTCAACCAGGTAGGGGATTATAGCTATGAGCAAGTCTTTGAAACAATGAGAATGCTCAGGCTAAGTTATCCTGAAGCAGAACAAATGTATATCCGAATGCTTTTCAACGTGCTGGCGAGAAATTGTGATGACCATACTAAGAATTTTGCTTTTTTAATGGATCAAGATGGAAAATGGAGGCTTTCACCAGCCTATGATATTTGCCATGCTTATCGACCTGGAAGTCTTTGGGTGAGTTCGCAATCTTTATCTGTCAATGGTAAACGCGAAAATATATCAGATGAGGACTTTTTGCTCATCGCCAAAAACATGAATATCAAAAAGCCGGAGGAAAAAATAAAACAAGTAAAATCGACTGTCAGTCGTTGGCTTGAATTTGCAAAGCTGGCAGGAGTCGATGAAAAATTAGCTTTAGGAATAAAAGAAACCTTATTGGTTCAATAG
- a CDS encoding helix-turn-helix domain-containing protein yields the protein MHYNSLSDIQILDKIGAFVKAERIAQQKSQEQLSTEAGISRSTLSLLERGEKVNLITLIQVLRVLDQLQWLEAFELKNTVSPMEYIKLQKKQDRQRVRNSDLAADNPPSEW from the coding sequence ATGCATTATAATAGTTTAAGTGACATACAGATTCTTGATAAGATCGGCGCCTTTGTTAAGGCAGAGCGCATCGCTCAGCAAAAATCACAGGAGCAGCTTTCTACGGAGGCAGGGATTAGCAGATCTACCCTCAGTCTTTTGGAGCGAGGAGAGAAAGTTAATCTCATCACTTTGATTCAAGTGCTCCGAGTTTTGGATCAGTTGCAGTGGTTAGAGGCTTTTGAGTTGAAAAACACGGTGAGCCCGATGGAGTACATCAAGCTTCAAAAGAAGCAGGATCGACAGCGGGTTCGTAATTCAGATTTGGCAGCTGATAATCCTCCTTCCGAATGGTAG
- a CDS encoding 6-bladed beta-propeller → MQYSLDNYLVIFSLIFCIFSCSPSQEEQVGLTEITISESHILPFDEAVSAISFVPLKNREELPVNLNCSVWDLKITSKYIIYSTLCNPEAKIHLFDLKGNHINTFEKIGGGPEEYQNIQGVFYEEDTLHLSTGNGEIKQYLFPSFDYAGTVSLGKSMFIPNFAKISGSKWLFSAMFDGDLDENKMFNLFNSVDITTLENKELSLKATQLSNEISEGEMDKIGNNFILNYAFADTLYTYDGEVVNPYIRLDFGERSPTSEDLKMDSESFEATITNQGMIINMGKIWQTDSITHLKTFALAKNPDLDLSNIRTFPIHEVFINHRSNQVVAFPSLVGWSNGKGDAKDGWFYEVLQTDDWVNALDNGLFGSYTSQLEEMLDGLGDFEDPILIKYQINSGN, encoded by the coding sequence ATGCAATATTCCCTTGATAACTACCTGGTAATTTTTAGTCTCATATTTTGCATTTTCTCTTGCTCCCCTAGTCAAGAGGAGCAAGTGGGACTTACGGAAATAACTATATCAGAATCCCATATTTTACCTTTTGATGAAGCAGTTTCAGCCATCAGCTTTGTACCTCTAAAAAATAGAGAGGAGCTCCCGGTTAATTTAAACTGTAGTGTATGGGATTTAAAAATCACAAGTAAATATATCATCTATTCGACCCTCTGTAATCCAGAGGCGAAGATTCATCTTTTTGACTTAAAGGGAAATCATATAAATACGTTTGAGAAAATTGGGGGAGGTCCAGAAGAATATCAGAATATTCAGGGAGTATTTTATGAGGAAGACACCCTACATCTTTCCACAGGAAATGGTGAAATCAAACAATACCTGTTCCCCAGTTTTGATTATGCGGGCACTGTTTCTTTAGGAAAGTCCATGTTCATTCCCAATTTTGCTAAAATTTCAGGAAGCAAATGGCTTTTTTCTGCCATGTTTGATGGTGATCTGGATGAAAACAAAATGTTTAACCTCTTCAATAGTGTGGATATTACTACGCTAGAGAATAAGGAACTTTCATTGAAAGCCACTCAACTTAGCAATGAAATAAGTGAAGGAGAAATGGATAAAATCGGAAATAATTTTATTCTCAACTATGCATTTGCTGACACCTTATATACTTATGATGGAGAGGTAGTTAACCCTTATATTCGATTAGATTTTGGGGAAAGAAGCCCTACGAGCGAAGACTTAAAAATGGACTCAGAAAGTTTTGAAGCTACCATTACAAATCAGGGCATGATAATCAATATGGGCAAAATCTGGCAAACCGATTCAATAACGCATCTGAAAACTTTTGCCCTAGCAAAGAATCCTGATTTAGATTTATCCAATATCCGCACGTTCCCTATCCATGAAGTTTTTATCAATCACCGATCAAATCAAGTTGTTGCATTCCCCTCTCTGGTAGGTTGGAGCAATGGCAAGGGAGATGCAAAAGATGGATGGTTTTATGAGGTTCTCCAGACTGATGATTGGGTAAACGCATTAGATAATGGGCTATTTGGATCTTACACTTCACAACTTGAGGAAATGCTAGACGGCTTGGGTGATTTTGAAGACCCAATCCTGATCAAGTACCAAATTAACAGCGGAAATTAA